The following proteins come from a genomic window of Nicotiana tomentosiformis chromosome 12, ASM39032v3, whole genome shotgun sequence:
- the LOC138902624 gene encoding uncharacterized protein codes for MSAALSVKEILEGSVANTVLLAKQNKNEAVNQYTRKRKRDSIGFDGPSFVILTPTPPTTQDGVDYQDDEISKERSGGQSQDIENTQGTSISEILQKNLVNLQSKNMENSCKIKKMQLICQLHYLLKKYKKAAWPTQQTNVYVVLLAEQNKNEAVNQYTRKKKRDSIGFDGPSFAILTPTPPTTQMSIDEGLSMEVEVNVEEELSRGKRNKKLSWQLKSPFEQKRKRGTSMAHNENTPKYTGWIKSKYTRTCIFHYAKDDENLLKKFIGWLSKEKRKGRKKVGQTDIYAEDNGMRKNPYKLYHQKISSKMFFLELADSSFVLDDKHIDIALYYLRKKECYHPCAHPFHCTTKDILLITIC; via the exons ATGTCAGCTGCATTGTCTGTTAAGGAAATACTAGAAGGCAGCGTGGCCAACACAG TGTTGCTTGCAAAGCAAAACAAAAATGAAGCTGTTAACCAATATACTAGGAAAAGGAAGAGAGATAGTATTGGTTTTGATGGTCCATCATTTGTTATTCTTACTCCTACTCCTCCGACTACACAAGATGGAGTGGACTATCAAGATGATGAAATTTCAAAAGAGAGAAGTGGAGGACAATCTCAAGACATAGAAAATACCCAAGGAACAAGCATAAGTGAGATT TTGCAAAAG AATCTTGTGAACTTGCAATCGAAGAACATGGAGAACAgttgcaagataaagaaaatgcAATTAATATGTCAGCTCCATTATCTGTTAAAAAAATACAAGAAGGCAGCATGGCCAACACAG CAAACTAATGTATATGTAGTGTTGCTTGCAGAGCAAAACAAAAATGAAGCCGTTAACCAATATACTAGGAAAAAGAAGAGAGATAGTATTGGTTTTGATGGTCCATCATTTGCTATTCTTACTCCTACTCCTCCGACTACACAAATGAGCATTGATGAGGGTTTGTCTATGGAGGTTGAAGTAAATGTTGAAGAAGAGCTTAGTCGAGGGAAAAGGAATAAGAAGCTTAGTTGGCAATTGAAATCTCCTTTTgaacagaaaagaaaaagaggaacaTCGATGGCGCACAATGAAAATACTCCCAAGTATACAGGCTGgataaaatcaaaatatactcgtaCATGTATATTTCATTATGCCAAAGATGatgaaaatttattgaagaaattcattgGGTGGTTGAGCAAGGAGAAAAGGAAAGGTCGCAAAAAAGT ggGACAAACTGATATATATGCTGAGGATAATGGTATGAGAAAGAATCCATATAAATTGTACCATCAAAAAATCAGTAGCAAAATGTTCTTCCTTGAGCTTGCAGATAGTAGCTTTGTACTTGATGATAAG CATATTGACATTGCCCTGTATTATTTGAGAAAGAAGGAATGCTACCACCCTTGCGCCCATCCTTTTCATTGCACAACTAAAGATATACTTTTGATAACTATATGCTAA
- the LOC104091495 gene encoding uncharacterized protein has translation MEGDHVFEFDDWRNSMSYWKGDFQYKETIKSFLPNTQWKKLRDGVFGNFFQLQGVKFCGRLIHCVLLSEIVSNDSHSMTFKVFDHEVKFTREAFQIITGLKCSSSVNFKVLRERENRLSKVYFPGKDRIELGDLWHFITSHPYGTTASFVGSHDDAVKLATIYFVESVLMGKCKNRNMSERVIKIVDDDELYSSFNWVSLCYEKLLKSLKSCLKPKQNISDNENENENEKEKEIDKVKDSYTILGFPFAFCV, from the coding sequence ATGGAAGGAGATCATGTTTTCGAGTTTGATGATTGGCGTAATTCAATGAGCTATTGGAAAGGAGATTTTCAGTataaggaaacaataaaaagTTTCTTGCCGAACACGCAATGGAAGAAGTTGAGGGATGGTGTTTTCGGAAACTTTTTTCAATTACAAGGTGTGAAGTTCTGTGGTAGACTTATTCATTGTGTGTTGCTTTCAGAAATTGTAAGCAATGACTCGCATTCAATGACATTCAAGGTTTTTGATCATGAAGTGAAGTTTACACGTGAAGCGTTCCAGATAATTACTGGGTTGAAATGTTCTTCTTCAGTGAACTTCAAAGTTTTACGTGAAAGAGAGAATAGGCTTTCGAAAGTCTACTTCCCTGGAAAGGATAGAATCGAGTTAGGCGATTTGTGGCATTTTATTACTAGTCACCCATATGGTACAACTGCATCATTTGTAGGAAGCCATGACGATGCAGTGAAGTTGGCAACAATTTATTTTGTTGAATCTGTGTTGATGGGGAAGTGCAAGAATCGGAATATGTCTGAGCGGGTAATAAAAATCGTAGATGACGATGAACTCTACTCTTCTTTCAATTGGGTCTCTCTTTGTTATGAAAAGTTACTAAAATCATTGAAGAGTTGCTTGAAGCCCAAACAAAATATTTCAGAcaatgagaatgagaatgagaatgagaaagagaaagagatagATAAAGTGAAGGACAGTTATACTATACTTGGCTTCCCTTTTGCCTTCTGTGTttga